The genomic segment TAAcagtaatagaaatatatatatatatatatatatatatatatatatatatatatatatatatatatatatatatatatatatatatatatatatactgtatatatatatatatatatatatatatatatatatatatacagtatatactacatTATGtgagtgtttatatgtatatataaacgcgAAAACATTTTGTTACCGACAGATATATGGTTTGTGGTGACAAGCTTATGGCTTttgttgcagttttattttaactaaacGTTGAACTTTATATTGTTTTACCCTCGTGAGGGTAATACGATCATCTGAAGCTGAGTTGAAGACTGCAAAACGCAAGCCTTTGAACTGAAATAGATCCACGTAGTTATATAGGAGAccatatttacaaacatttaatCATCAACCCCAAACCGGGTGTTTTTTCACTTCACATGCGACACGACTGTTATGGCATGATTAATCCTCACTGTTAATCAAGTGTCAATCGGTTCACTAATTTCTCTGCGTTGTTAGAATACGCTGGCTTCATGTCAGCAAGGACCCTGAGTCTTCAAGATCAGAGTTGTTGCGACTCGAGTGGTGTTACCATATGGAAGGCCATTCATTATTTGCTTCGCAAACAGGGTACAGGATGTAGCTGTGACGTCGACTTCCTgttttaataattatgtaaatatgtaaacatttaaaGGTTAAACGACTGAAGACCAagtaaaaacaacagtaatgCACGTCACTTGAAAACAGATTCTCCTTATCCATCTCACATAACTGTAATCGATTTTAGTCATTACAAGGGAACTTGCAGAATGCTAGATTACTTGAGAAGGATGCGTACGGTTGGTAGTTTATTCTTGAATTATGGCGCTTTACCACACAATGTATTCTGGTGTTATTTTATAGGTTGGGTCGTTTATCATGTCAGCAGTTTAACATATGAGATCAATTTATGTCGTTTTCTATTTTGAAGGGAAGGTTCAGCGAAAatcataaattagtgagtttagGAAGGAAAACTATTAATTTAGTGAAAATCTTACTAACCTTGCAAAATCTTAGCAATGTCttgcaaatatttctttaatggTATGATCAGTCAGTGAAACACTTCTTCGCtcttaataagaaaaatactaattttttatatcattcttgTTTGAAAGACTCTGTAACGGAGACTGTGCTGATTGtggattaaaaaagaaagaacgagagTACAttgcaatttacttttatttatcttattaaaaCATATAGGTATTAAAAAAATGGTTCATTTTTAACTTGATATTAAAACtaacacagcagatgtcacatCCTACGACATTCACAGTACCACAAGAAATGGCAGTTTGGAATTCACACTGTTATTAACAACAAGTTCAAATAAACAAGATGAAATTACTAACAAAATATCACTAACACTTTAGGTTTCCAACATTGTACGATGTACGCTCTTCTTATTACAAGTGTACAGATGGTTCATTGCGCAGATAGGGACAAGGGTAAGTGTCACCAATCAAACGCACTCCCCGAAAAAAATTAACTATCGAAGTCTGAGCATAGTcaatccctccccacccccctcacACTTTCTTATGTGCATTCGCATtgcttaaatataatttttttctctatcgTTTCCCGTtttgtctcattgtttatttgATTCAGATAGTTGTTAACATTATCTAACATGtctctcattatttatattacaataatttagTAAACAGCCgaaattatcttgatttttttgggTTGTTTCtcgttaaaaaatgaaattgaaatgtcaaagaaaacttgcttgaAGATAGCAAGTTTTCCTTGACCTTTCAACTTCATTTTTAACGAGAAACAACTCAATAAAATCAGGATAATTTCGGCTGtttactaaattattttaatatagatAATGAGAGACATATTAGATAATGTACACAACTATTTGAATCAAATAAACAAGGGGACAAAACGGGaaacaatagagaaaataaaattaagtttaagcaatacaaatgcacataaaaatcaagtaatgACTACCAAACAGAGGAAATCCTTTACAATATAGAAACAAATCATAATAGCATTAGGGTAATGCAACGAATTAATAGAAGGAATTTCAACAAGAGAGTACATCGACATATACGAacaaaattaaggaaactctGGAGTGTTAAAagttcaaaaaaacaaaattcagctGAGGTATAAAATTAAATCCAAAAGATAATCCACTtatgttaaataaaaggaaataaaactttacaaaaaaaaaattagaattctaAACTCAAAACCTAGCGATATCCTATCTACacatttctgcaaaaaaaaaaattatagaaagaaCGAAAACTATAATTATAGCAGTATCCTGTCGCCTGATACCTCTACCGGAAGGGGTCCAAGTGGGGAGGAGTTAGTCCTGGGCGCAATCCTGCGGCGACAGGATCCCCACGAGTGTAAGGATTCAGCGGACAGTATTTCAAAGTGTGGGCCTTCGGTCCCGTGGCCCCACACAGGCGACATCTGTAGGCCCACAGCACTGGGCAGGTGACTTCTTTCAGTTCGTTCTGGAAAAAGATTGGCAGTGTTAAGGAAACTTACAATATAACAATAACGATgatgaaatgggaaaataaaagctttgataatgatgataatcttaATAAAAGCCTTAACAAATATCTaatggtaatttattattattccttttatgaCATGTTCATTCATCCAGGCAGGTGACGAATGTTTTTGAGActtttagtatatacatatacatagatctatatatgtacatgtatacatagatacacatacatacgtatatactgtgtatatacaatgataatgattaaataatCAGAAGTAAAATCATCAGTTACATTTCCACTTCAAAAAGGATCAAAACATTATATCTTGCATATTTCCAACCAAGCAGgatttcaaagggaaaatcttTCCCCCCTCACgaacaaaaaatcattttcataataaagaagaggaaaaaaaaaaaaaagtgcagacagtcAAGTTCCAAAGCGAAGTGTCAATACAATGACAGTGACAACAGACTAACTGATAAGGAAACCCAAgcttataaacagagagagagagagagagagagagagagagagagagagagagagagagagagagagagagagagtgtctgcgtatgtacagtatgtgcccgcacaagtatatttgtatgtgcatatgtgtcaaattttcatatattttaatattttgtgttctGTTTCAGATTTCAAATTTTTGTCGGCAGAAAAAGgtgttatattttcacatttttttttccactttcctgaatttaatatttacatttgtacAACTGACAACAAGCGTTATTCAGCAACAGAATCTACCGTGATATttgacaatttcttttataacatttctttCAATAGACAAAATCTAGCCATTATTGCTGAGCTATGAAATTTGAATCAAACATTAATATTCATCTGTTTTCATACTCACCGTCATCGCATGGAAATAATCCTCTTCTCCATTCTGACGACAAAAGGGGCAGTATATATTACTTCTGTTCTCCCAACCTCCAGGACGACCTCGATAGTTGGTTTTACTTCTCCACCTCAGCGGAGGATTACCTCGAAGACTGGAGGCAGATTTGTGCTGCCCCTCGAAAGGTTTCGGAGGGGAACGTGAGCCAGAACTGACTGAGCTAGGCAGAGGTAAAGAAGCAACGGTGGAAGTCGAGGCAGTGCTGCTTGGGCCTATGCTTAACTTAGAAAACGAATTGGAAGTTTCTTCCAGAGATGGAATGAGTTCATTGCTGGAAGACAGAGAAGACTGCGAAGGGCCTATCACAGGCCTTATTGTAGCAGACAAATTTGGAATCCAAAGAGGAGCACTCTTCTGCTGAACTGGATCCCATTGATTCATATATGATGTTTGGTGGGGTGGGATCCATTGATTAATGGATGCTTGATTCCACTGACTCGTAGATGCTTCTTGTGGTGGATTCCACTGACCCATGAATGCTTGCTGTGATAGATTACAATGACTCATAGGTGCTAGTTGTGGTAGTGTCCACTGACTCATAGAGCCTTGTTGAGGTGTACTCCACACACTCAGAGAGCCCATAGAGCCTTGTTGAGGTGTATTCCACAGACTCAGAGAGCACATAGAACCTTGTTGAGGTGTATTCCACAGACTCAGAGAACCCATAGAGCCTTGTTGAGGTGTATTCCACAGACTCGGAGAGCCCATAGAGCCTTGTTTAGGTGCATTCCATAGACCCAGAGAACTCGCAGAGCTTTGTTGAGGTGTATTCCGCTGTTTCATAAAAGGAACTTCATGAGAAGCAGTGGAGGGACTTTCGACACTTTCCGAAGGTTTACAAGGCTCGAAAGCAGAACTGGAAAAATGGGTAGTATTAGTTCTAGACGACTGAGAAAATAATGCAATGCAAGAATTTAAGACTGTCATTAGTTGTGAAACACtgatcgaaaaataaaaaataatgagtgtTAAGATAAATAAGTTGACTGAATACAACAGCAATAAATAGCTTCCTTAACTCCAGTTGAAAAGAACTGTACTCTTCACTTAGATTAagcagaaagacagaaaaataagaagataaatcTTACCTAGTGATAGTTGAATGAGTAGCTGTTCCTTCTCCTCTTGCAGCCACAGTTTTGCTGACGTTTTCCTTGCCTGGGTGAGAAAGACTTTTATTTAAAAGCAATgaaccactactactactactactactactactactactactactactactactactactaataataataataataataataataataataataattttacttgcCCGGTGCATGGAAAATCATAGAACTAATAATGGTAACGATAATAACTGTATGTATGAAAACTAGCTTCACACCAGAAGCAGTCAAGTAACAACCTGGTTCACAAATTACTACTTAAATAACGAGGAGATAGTGGATGTTCAAGCACATGGCCCCATGCTATTTTTTCCTTGCCCGGTTTGGGATTAAAACACAGGTTCCCGGGATGTGATTATGTAAAAaccaagcaaaaacaaaaacaaaaacaaaacatgaaaaggtGGTACTATTCTATAAATTTTGCAGGAGCCAATGCAGACTTGGGGTGCAAGTGTGTTTTTTGCTAAAAATGACAAACTTAATACATCCTAGTTTAGGATGTATTAAGTCTTTTGGCAACTTTTAGCAACTTTTCTGCAGTGGCTCTTGCAAAACTTATAACTCAGTACAacattttcatattccttttttttttttttttttttttttgcctgactAGATTGGCGATTTGCCCTCATTGTTCTACAAAGATTTTCGGTATTTTCGGGCATTTCTGAGATAATTATGCGCCCAGTCTGCAGTCACCCTATTTTGCAATATGATTTCGTGCAATTCTTCAGGTGAGCGTTGTTTGCAATCATTATTAGTAAGGTTAGGGCAAACGTAACTTATAAATACCTCCTTTAGTTTATGCttatattcatgatatttaactcttttttatgtttttacgttcatcccgaAGGGCTGGTACTATACACGGCGCCCATTTTTCACGTAAATTTTAGTTACCGAAGTAAAAGTATAATTACATTTCTGAAACCTGAAAGAAATTATCAGTGACTCTGGAATTATGCGAATTTATTGCtggaaaacatgaaatatttacggttttaaaagaagttgaagattattaagaataattCTTCACGATGAAAGGcaaaagcaatttttaaaataattgccATGTAAATGACAACGAAATTCCATGAATAGCATCATCTGTTTCCTTTACAAATTATCTATCATAACATGCAATCATTCTCGTGACATAACCTAATGCAACCtttagtgagaaagagagagagaaagaaaaaaagatgtaataaaattaacagtttcTTAAATTTTACAAACACAGGCAACTactattatgaattttttcttcataatttgtaAAGTTTTACCGAAGTGACAGAATTATTGATGACGCGTGGCTCCCTTGAAATAAAGGGAACGCTTGTCTCCCGATTAGCACTAATCCATCTTAGGATTGTTTATATGCCTGCATAAAAAAACCACACTGCCGTGTATCTATTATGCATAAGTGTTACCTGGTGAACGCTACTTATTTATGGTAATACGTATAATTGATGGAAGTGATTGACAGGTGCATAACCCGGGCACACACAGATACGTATGCACaaacatgtatacctgtataatGTATCTGTATGTGCTCGGGTTATGCACCTGTCAATCACTTTCATCAATTATACGTATTAGTAATCCATACATAAGTAGCGTTCACCAAGTAACACTTGTGCATAATAGATACACGGCAGTATGGTTTTTTTATGCAGGAATATAAACAATcctagaaacgagagagagagagagagagagagagagagagagagagagagagagagagagagagagagagaactgaagactGACGGGAACCTGGTCGTGGTAGCGGCCTTCAGTTTTACCCCGAGTTGGAGTCCCGATGCCGCGCGGTAGAAGCCTACAATTATACTCAGAAATTTCCTCAATGCTCTGACACTATGTGCAGTTTCTGAcgaatatgcaaatattttcagtgtttttatttcccATGACAATCACACTTTAGCCAAACTCCCTCGTAATGTAAGTTACTATTACTATTGTTATCAAAATGCAACGCTACACAGAatggaagtgaaaaaaataaatcaataaacaatcgAATCTTACCTGTTGCAACAGGAAGCTCATCTTCGCTTGCGTCACGGAAACTCATCTTCAGAAAACAGTCAAACTAGAgtgacgttttatttttttattttgtgccagTCCCTCCATGCCAAAGTGGTGTTATGGTGAAGTCCCGCCCCTTGAGGGCAGCAGTAACCAATACCCGTAGGCATTTAACAAAGCGAA from the Macrobrachium rosenbergii isolate ZJJX-2024 chromosome 43, ASM4041242v1, whole genome shotgun sequence genome contains:
- the LOC136828736 gene encoding uncharacterized protein isoform X1 — translated: MWKSIVRLKSCPNICKQKVICELYPYIKQGKENVSKTVAARGEGTATHSTITSSAFEPCKPSESVESPSTASHEVPFMKQRNTPQQSSASSLGLWNAPKQGSMGSPSLWNTPQQGSMGSLSLWNTPQQGSMCSLSLWNTPQQGSMGSLSVWSTPQQGSMSQWTLPQLAPMSHCNLSQQAFMGQWNPPQEASTSQWNQASINQWIPPHQTSYMNQWDPVQQKSAPLWIPNLSATIRPVIGPSQSSLSSSNELIPSLEETSNSFSKLSIGPSSTASTSTVASLPLPSSVSSGSRSPPKPFEGQHKSASSLRGNPPLRWRSKTNYRGRPGGWENRSNIYCPFCRQNGEEDYFHAMTNELKEVTCPVLWAYRCRLCGATGPKAHTLKYCPLNPYTRGDPVAAGLRPGLTPPHLDPFR
- the LOC136828736 gene encoding uncharacterized protein isoform X2 — translated: MSFRDASEDELPVATGKENVSKTVAARGEGTATHSTITSSAFEPCKPSESVESPSTASHEVPFMKQRNTPQQSSASSLGLWNAPKQGSMGSPSLWNTPQQGSMGSLSLWNTPQQGSMCSLSLWNTPQQGSMGSLSVWSTPQQGSMSQWTLPQLAPMSHCNLSQQAFMGQWNPPQEASTSQWNQASINQWIPPHQTSYMNQWDPVQQKSAPLWIPNLSATIRPVIGPSQSSLSSSNELIPSLEETSNSFSKLSIGPSSTASTSTVASLPLPSSVSSGSRSPPKPFEGQHKSASSLRGNPPLRWRSKTNYRGRPGGWENRSNIYCPFCRQNGEEDYFHAMTNELKEVTCPVLWAYRCRLCGATGPKAHTLKYCPLNPYTRGDPVAAGLRPGLTPPHLDPFR